One window of the Planctomycetia bacterium genome contains the following:
- the gatA gene encoding Asp-tRNA(Asn)/Glu-tRNA(Gln) amidotransferase subunit GatA, which translates to MPIHELSACHIQSEFQVGNLKAVEIAKHFLERVRQYDSVIKSFLSLNEDDVLQQAEVLDRKRQKGEDLGRLAGVPVALKDNLCVNGQVTTCASKMLQQFRPPYSAHVVERLQRENAILFGKCNLDEFAMGSSTENSAYQKACNPWNVQHTPGGSSGGSAAVVAASFAPLALGSDTGGSIRQPASFCGIAGMKPSYGRVSRYGLVAFASSLDQIGPLASNLSDLSLLLEVIAGYDHRDSTSVNTDVPSYAATLNQPIENLVIGVPDEFFKEGLEAEVEHAVREALKVYQEHGAQIVPVSLPHTKYAVSVYYLVATAEASSNLARYDGVHYGYRSRQYDSMIHMYSKSRGEGFGKEVQRRIMLGTYALSSGYYDAYYKKALQVRRLIKQDYDAAFKKCDVIMGPVTPTPAFKLGEKSDDPLSMYLSDIYTISCNLAGIVGLSINCGQNTGGLPIGLQILGKEFEEEKVLRAGRMFERVTDWHHRRPVMKS; encoded by the coding sequence ATGCCTATTCACGAACTATCCGCATGCCATATCCAGAGTGAGTTTCAGGTTGGCAACCTCAAAGCAGTTGAGATTGCAAAACACTTTCTTGAACGAGTTCGACAATACGATAGTGTGATAAAGTCTTTTCTATCATTGAACGAAGATGATGTTTTACAGCAGGCAGAAGTTCTTGATCGCAAGCGACAAAAGGGCGAGGACTTGGGCAGATTGGCCGGTGTTCCTGTTGCGTTGAAAGACAATCTCTGCGTGAATGGCCAGGTCACAACCTGTGCCAGCAAAATGCTTCAGCAGTTCCGCCCCCCCTATTCAGCTCATGTCGTGGAGCGCCTGCAACGCGAAAACGCGATCCTTTTCGGCAAATGTAATCTCGATGAATTTGCCATGGGTTCATCGACAGAAAATAGTGCATACCAGAAAGCCTGTAATCCATGGAATGTGCAGCATACCCCCGGTGGATCAAGCGGTGGTTCTGCAGCAGTGGTTGCTGCCTCATTTGCTCCTCTTGCTCTTGGCAGCGATACCGGTGGATCAATCAGGCAACCCGCTAGCTTTTGCGGCATTGCCGGGATGAAGCCATCTTATGGCAGAGTTTCCCGCTACGGACTGGTTGCCTTTGCCAGTTCACTCGATCAAATCGGGCCGCTGGCTTCTAATTTATCAGACTTATCATTGCTGCTTGAAGTCATTGCTGGGTATGATCATCGCGATTCGACTTCAGTGAATACCGACGTCCCATCATATGCAGCCACGCTCAATCAACCGATCGAAAACCTGGTGATCGGTGTTCCGGATGAGTTTTTCAAGGAAGGTCTTGAGGCAGAAGTAGAACACGCGGTGCGTGAGGCACTCAAAGTTTATCAGGAACATGGAGCCCAAATTGTTCCTGTTTCCCTGCCCCATACCAAATACGCCGTTTCAGTCTATTACCTGGTGGCGACGGCTGAGGCATCCAGTAATCTTGCTCGTTACGATGGCGTGCATTACGGCTATCGAAGCAGACAGTACGATAGTATGATTCACATGTATTCAAAAAGCCGGGGTGAAGGTTTCGGCAAGGAAGTTCAACGGCGAATCATGCTTGGGACCTATGCCCTCTCCAGTGGTTATTACGATGCTTACTACAAAAAGGCATTGCAGGTGAGAAGGTTAATCAAGCAAGATTATGATGCAGCCTTCAAGAAGTGTGATGTCATTATGGGGCCTGTTACTCCAACACCCGCTTTCAAGCTGGGCGAAAAAAGCGATGATCCATTGTCCATGTATCTTTCCGATATTTATACCATCAGTTGTAACCTGGCTGGCATCGTCGGTTTAAGCATAAATTGTGGGCAGAACACAGGCGGGCTACCCATTGGTTTGCAGATTCTGGGAAAAGAATTCGAAGAAGAAAAAGTCCTCAGAGCAGGCAGGATGTTTGAACGGGTTACCGATTGGCATCATCGACGACCAGTCATGAAATCCTGA
- the gatB gene encoding Asp-tRNA(Asn)/Glu-tRNA(Gln) amidotransferase subunit GatB, with protein MDAVTAPYQIVVGLEVHVQLMTASKLFCSCSTQFGLPPNSATCPICLGMPGVLPVMNRRAFELAMTAALALNCAVTRHTKWDRKNYYYPDLPKNYQISQFDQPMSQEGYLEISTAEGNKKIGIIRAHLEEDAGKMLHDETGHGRASHVDLNRAGTPLLEIVSHPHINSGAEVKAYLDEIRLLLREMKVSDCEMQEGSLRVDANVNVNFEYLGRKVATPIVEVKNVNSIRAVERAVQYEAQRQYEQFERDHIEMSPANKVTAKWIDEEGRTEVIRRKEEAADYRYFPEPDLVTVEVDDAWIEKIRQSMPELPSQRRERYQVVLGLPNYDARLLTSLGADFCSYFESVYAATQDAKLSSNWCTNQIMQIMNDQNISISQFPVSPERLGSLLLQVKKFNINMQRSRDAFNLLLSTEASAEDIVNKLGLNVTFDEADLRRMVLNSLAGNAKAIQDVKAGKSKAMDALLGPVMRETKGKAPMDLVRQILQEELAKR; from the coding sequence ATGGACGCGGTCACTGCTCCTTATCAGATAGTTGTCGGCCTGGAAGTGCACGTTCAGTTGATGACAGCATCCAAGTTGTTCTGCAGTTGTTCAACCCAATTCGGATTGCCGCCTAATTCTGCAACATGCCCGATCTGCCTGGGCATGCCCGGCGTATTGCCTGTCATGAACCGTCGTGCATTCGAACTCGCCATGACCGCGGCTCTGGCATTAAACTGCGCAGTCACCAGGCATACGAAATGGGACCGCAAGAATTACTACTACCCCGATTTACCCAAGAATTATCAAATCAGCCAGTTTGATCAGCCCATGAGCCAGGAAGGCTACCTGGAGATTTCAACTGCAGAAGGTAACAAGAAAATAGGCATCATCAGAGCGCATCTGGAAGAAGACGCCGGGAAAATGTTGCATGATGAAACCGGGCATGGTAGAGCAAGCCATGTTGACTTGAATCGGGCAGGTACGCCGCTCCTGGAAATTGTATCGCATCCGCACATTAATTCGGGAGCAGAAGTCAAAGCTTATCTCGATGAAATCCGTCTTCTGTTGAGGGAAATGAAGGTTTCCGATTGCGAAATGCAGGAAGGCAGCTTGCGTGTCGATGCGAATGTGAACGTGAACTTTGAGTACCTGGGACGCAAAGTGGCAACGCCCATTGTTGAGGTCAAGAACGTCAACAGCATCAGGGCTGTCGAACGAGCTGTTCAATACGAAGCACAACGGCAATACGAACAGTTTGAGCGGGATCATATTGAGATGAGCCCTGCCAACAAGGTTACTGCCAAGTGGATTGATGAAGAAGGAAGAACAGAGGTTATTCGACGCAAAGAGGAAGCTGCTGATTATCGTTACTTTCCGGAGCCAGATCTGGTTACGGTTGAAGTGGACGATGCTTGGATCGAAAAAATACGACAAAGTATGCCAGAGCTTCCCTCACAAAGACGTGAACGATACCAGGTAGTTCTTGGCTTGCCCAATTACGACGCCCGGTTACTGACCAGTTTAGGCGCCGATTTTTGCAGTTATTTTGAATCGGTTTATGCAGCGACACAGGACGCCAAGCTGTCAAGCAACTGGTGCACCAACCAGATCATGCAGATAATGAATGATCAGAACATTTCAATTTCCCAGTTCCCAGTATCTCCCGAACGACTGGGTTCGCTGCTGCTGCAGGTCAAAAAATTCAATATCAACATGCAGCGGTCTCGCGATGCATTCAATCTTCTCCTGAGTACGGAAGCATCAGCAGAAGATATTGTCAATAAGCTCGGTTTAAACGTTACCTTTGATGAAGCCGATCTGCGACGTATGGTCTTGAATTCGCTGGCAGGCAATGCCAAGGCAATTCAGGATGTCAAAGCTGGTAAAAGTAAAGCTATGGATGCTTTGCTGGGGCCGGTCATGAGGGAAACGAAAGGTAAAGCTCCAATGGATTTGGTGCGACAGATACTCCAGGAAGAACTGGCAAAACGTTAA